In Salinigranum marinum, one DNA window encodes the following:
- the gnd gene encoding phosphogluconate dehydrogenase (NAD(+)-dependent, decarboxylating): MQLGVIGLGRMGQIVVDRVLDAGHDVVAFDLDPEAVATAAERGAEPADSPVDVLDRLGDDRRVWLMVPAGEAVDATLDELAPHLAADDVVVDGGNSHFEASVRRSEGIDAAYLDCGTSGGPAGAELGFSLMIGGPEWAYEALTPVFDAVATGPDGHARMGPSGAGHYVKMVHNGVEYALMQAYGEGFELLFEGRYDLDLESVARTWNNGAVIRSWLLELCEEAFREEGTDLGDVADHVAGGSTGTWTVQEALEQEVPVPLIYGALAERFDSREERFARRLANRLRYGFGRHEVVRD, from the coding sequence ATGCAACTGGGTGTCATCGGACTCGGCCGGATGGGACAGATCGTCGTCGACAGAGTACTCGACGCGGGCCACGACGTGGTCGCGTTCGACCTCGATCCCGAGGCGGTGGCGACGGCCGCCGAGCGGGGGGCCGAACCCGCGGACAGTCCCGTAGACGTACTCGACCGCCTCGGCGACGACCGCCGCGTCTGGCTGATGGTCCCCGCGGGCGAGGCGGTGGACGCGACCCTCGACGAACTCGCCCCACACCTCGCGGCCGACGACGTGGTGGTCGACGGCGGAAACTCCCACTTTGAGGCCTCCGTTCGGCGCTCCGAGGGGATCGACGCGGCGTACCTCGACTGCGGGACGAGCGGCGGCCCCGCGGGGGCCGAGTTGGGCTTCTCGCTCATGATCGGCGGCCCCGAGTGGGCCTACGAGGCGCTGACGCCCGTCTTCGACGCCGTCGCCACCGGTCCCGACGGCCACGCCCGGATGGGACCCTCGGGGGCGGGCCACTACGTGAAGATGGTACACAACGGCGTCGAGTACGCGCTGATGCAGGCGTACGGCGAGGGGTTCGAGCTCCTGTTCGAGGGGCGGTACGACCTCGATCTCGAATCGGTCGCGCGGACGTGGAACAACGGCGCGGTGATCCGGTCGTGGCTGCTTGAGCTCTGCGAGGAGGCCTTCCGCGAGGAGGGGACTGACCTCGGCGACGTCGCCGACCACGTCGCGGGCGGGTCGACGGGGACGTGGACAGTCCAGGAAGCGCTCGAACAGGAGGTGCCCGTGCCGCTCATCTACGGGGCGCTCGCCGAGCGGTTCGACAGCCGCGAGGAGCGGTTCGCCCGGCGGCTGGCGAACCGGCTCCGGTACGGCTTCGGCCGGCACGAGGTCGTCCGCGACTGA
- a CDS encoding pyridoxamine 5'-phosphate oxidase family protein: MSPDASVLQGHMMPESEIDQLLTERGIGVLSMANGGVPYGIPLSFGYDGEDRLYFLLVGHSETGRKVRYAEEADEASFLVFDVESDSRWRSAIVRGPLSRITPSAWDAARESMADNAYRPDLLTDVDVRSDPRVWVLEAEQRSGRAMEGT, encoded by the coding sequence ATGTCACCAGACGCGAGTGTTCTCCAGGGACATATGATGCCTGAATCGGAGATCGACCAGTTGCTGACGGAGCGGGGGATTGGCGTCCTCTCGATGGCGAACGGGGGCGTTCCGTACGGGATTCCGCTCTCGTTCGGCTACGACGGGGAAGACCGGCTCTACTTCCTGCTCGTGGGCCACTCGGAGACGGGGCGGAAGGTCCGCTACGCCGAGGAGGCGGACGAGGCGAGCTTTCTGGTGTTCGACGTCGAGTCGGACAGCCGGTGGCGAAGCGCGATCGTTCGGGGGCCGCTCAGCCGGATCACGCCGTCGGCGTGGGACGCGGCCCGGGAGTCGATGGCCGACAACGCGTACCGGCCCGACCTGCTCACGGACGTCGACGTCCGATCGGACCCGCGGGTGTGGGTGCTCGAAGCCGAGCAGCGGTCGGGGCGAGCGATGGAGGGGACGTGA
- a CDS encoding DUF7112 family protein — MPERVPSDHPSVTTYRTHLRRSGGTRRPCLRLPADVAAEAGEIVRLVLDGDERHAPVTSDTKGLVIRSAHDNRRMARERDGENRLVEWASAVGRDPDDAVELDEIEAGTLYGLRVPGVRAVYSATETPRDSLSAIAERLERDDDA, encoded by the coding sequence GTGCCGGAGCGCGTCCCCAGCGATCATCCGTCCGTCACGACGTACCGGACACACCTCCGACGGAGCGGCGGCACCCGCCGGCCGTGTCTCCGACTCCCCGCGGACGTCGCGGCCGAGGCGGGCGAGATCGTCCGGCTCGTCCTCGACGGCGACGAGCGCCACGCGCCCGTGACGAGCGACACGAAGGGACTCGTGATCCGGAGCGCCCACGACAACCGCCGGATGGCCCGCGAGCGCGACGGGGAGAACCGTCTCGTCGAGTGGGCGTCGGCCGTCGGTCGCGACCCCGACGATGCGGTCGAACTCGACGAGATCGAGGCGGGGACGCTGTACGGCCTCCGCGTGCCGGGTGTTCGGGCGGTGTACTCGGCGACCGAGACGCCGCGCGACTCGCTCAGCGCGATCGCCGAACGGCTCGAACGCGACGACGACGCCTAG
- a CDS encoding Hsp20/alpha crystallin family protein — MPDRPNPFEDIERFFERMNRSFGDVGVSPRLHEVAVDVAETDTEIVVTADLPGFETEEVTISLSERDLTVEADHEEEVEAREDARYVRRERTHRRLSRTVRLPDAVDEDAATAEYRNGVLTVTLPRETVEAEDDTHTIDIS, encoded by the coding sequence ATGCCCGACAGACCGAACCCATTCGAGGATATCGAACGGTTCTTCGAGCGCATGAACCGGAGCTTCGGCGACGTGGGGGTGAGCCCGCGGCTCCACGAGGTGGCCGTCGACGTCGCGGAGACGGACACGGAGATCGTCGTCACGGCCGACCTCCCCGGCTTCGAGACCGAAGAGGTCACCATCTCCCTGTCCGAGCGCGACCTCACCGTCGAGGCCGACCACGAGGAGGAAGTCGAAGCGCGCGAGGACGCCCGGTACGTCCGCCGCGAGCGGACCCACCGGCGACTGTCGCGGACCGTACGGCTCCCGGACGCAGTCGACGAGGACGCCGCGACCGCCGAGTACCGCAACGGCGTCCTCACCGTGACGCTCCCGCGCGAGACGGTCGAAGCCGAGGACGATACCCACACGATCGACATCAGCTGA
- a CDS encoding CBS domain-containing protein, with translation MLTDIARTDVLTAAPDSTVDEIVAAMRTRGRSVVVVLDEQHPLGLVSAAAVGLAVGTDDLAARPVSALVDEPVTIRERASRAGLLSRFRETGTERLVIVDDGDEFVGVVSRRDLLATYADEFDALFALFSTP, from the coding sequence ATGCTCACCGACATCGCCCGGACGGACGTCCTGACGGCCGCGCCAGACTCTACCGTCGACGAGATCGTCGCCGCCATGCGGACGCGCGGGCGGTCGGTCGTCGTCGTGCTCGACGAACAGCACCCCCTCGGGCTCGTATCGGCCGCCGCCGTCGGCCTCGCCGTCGGCACCGACGACCTCGCCGCCCGGCCGGTGTCCGCGCTCGTCGACGAGCCGGTCACCATTCGCGAGCGCGCCTCCCGCGCGGGCCTGCTCTCGCGCTTCCGCGAGACCGGCACAGAACGGCTCGTCATCGTCGACGACGGCGACGAGTTCGTCGGGGTCGTCTCCCGCCGGGACCTGCTCGCGACGTACGCCGACGAGTTCGACGCGCTGTTCGCGCTGTTTTCGACCCCCTGA
- a CDS encoding phosphoribosyltransferase family protein, whose protein sequence is MNYRSIADLDADIKRWLPALPRDIDLVVGVPRSGLLAGTILSLHLNVPLTDLDGFLESRVLATGARFDADPDGVPNRVLVLDDSVLTGSAMTEARARIDAATLPATTEIVFGAVYVSPQGKQHVDTYADVVAEPRVFGWNLMHHPGVVPKSCFDLDGVLCRDPTPKENDDGARYREFVSTVDPLVVPSKPIGWIVTARLEKYRPETEAWLARHGIEYGELIMLDLPDKETRQRLGAHAAYKAAVYNECDAVLFVESDHEQALEIARRTDRSVYSVEHDQMIRQDRLTVARRESQWHLKRFRSDPLGVLGRAGAYVTTRLARLSS, encoded by the coding sequence GTGAACTACCGGAGCATCGCGGACCTGGACGCCGACATCAAGCGGTGGCTCCCCGCGCTCCCGCGGGACATCGACCTCGTCGTCGGCGTCCCCCGAAGCGGACTCCTGGCCGGGACGATCCTCTCGTTGCACCTCAACGTGCCGCTGACCGATCTCGACGGCTTCCTCGAGTCACGCGTCCTCGCGACCGGTGCCCGGTTCGACGCCGACCCCGACGGGGTACCGAACCGGGTGCTCGTGCTGGACGACAGTGTCCTGACCGGCTCCGCGATGACCGAGGCACGGGCGCGGATCGACGCGGCGACGCTCCCCGCGACGACGGAGATCGTCTTCGGCGCAGTGTACGTCAGCCCACAGGGGAAACAGCACGTCGACACCTACGCGGACGTCGTCGCGGAACCCCGCGTCTTCGGGTGGAACCTGATGCACCACCCGGGCGTCGTCCCGAAGAGCTGCTTCGACCTCGACGGCGTGCTCTGTCGGGACCCCACGCCGAAGGAGAACGACGACGGCGCGCGCTACCGCGAGTTCGTCTCGACGGTCGACCCGCTCGTCGTCCCGTCGAAGCCGATCGGGTGGATCGTCACCGCGCGGCTGGAGAAGTACCGCCCGGAGACCGAGGCGTGGCTGGCGCGACACGGTATCGAGTACGGCGAGTTGATCATGCTCGACCTCCCGGACAAGGAGACGCGACAGCGGCTCGGTGCCCACGCCGCGTACAAGGCGGCGGTGTACAACGAGTGTGACGCGGTGTTGTTCGTCGAGAGCGATCACGAGCAGGCGCTGGAGATCGCCCGCCGCACCGACCGCTCGGTGTACAGCGTCGAGCACGACCAGATGATTCGCCAGGACCGCCTCACCGTCGCCCGCCGCGAGAGCCAGTGGCACCTCAAGCGGTTCCGCTCGGACCCACTGGGCGTCCTAGGGCGGGCGGGCGCGTACGTCACGACCAGGCTCGCCCGGCTCTCGTCGTAA
- the hsp14 gene encoding archaeal heat shock protein Hsp14, translating to MMRGTNFGDDAFDFRSMFERMNRQFEEMNRQFSQFAESTPALESGTSLPAVMSQGGMRIDVADHDDEIVVTADLPGFEKAEIDLSIAGGALTIRADRDVDAEHESENYVRRERRRHSVRRTVSLPAAVREAEAAASYTNGVLTVTLPKESVADDDSHHIDVE from the coding sequence GTGATGCGAGGTACCAACTTCGGTGACGACGCGTTCGACTTCCGATCGATGTTCGAGCGCATGAACCGCCAGTTCGAGGAAATGAACCGCCAGTTCTCCCAGTTCGCGGAGTCGACACCCGCGCTGGAGTCCGGCACGTCGCTCCCGGCCGTGATGAGCCAGGGCGGGATGCGGATCGACGTGGCCGACCACGACGACGAGATCGTCGTCACGGCTGACCTCCCCGGCTTCGAGAAAGCGGAGATCGACCTCTCGATCGCGGGCGGGGCGCTGACGATCCGTGCCGACCGCGATGTCGACGCCGAACACGAGTCCGAGAACTACGTCCGCCGCGAACGACGCCGCCACTCCGTCCGCCGGACCGTCTCGCTCCCCGCGGCGGTCCGCGAGGCCGAGGCCGCCGCGTCGTACACGAACGGCGTCCTCACCGTGACGCTCCCCAAGGAGTCCGTCGCGGACGACGACAGCCACCACATCGACGTCGAGTAA
- the pheA gene encoding prephenate dehydratase, which produces MRAITLGPAGTYSHRAARAVADEIEFTESVTSIVEAVADGTYERGVVPIENSIEGSVTESLDALAEYEVAVTQEIVTPIRHALLAQGPDFSVVASHSQALAQCRTYLETEYPDVSLEAVASTARGVERAREDPTVAGIGHPDNAGGELQILAEDIQDRSSNATRFLVVAPQSERSEAGGKSSIVVYPNANYPGLLLELLEAFAERDINLSRIESRPSGNRLGDYLFHIDFEAGLYEERTAEALAAVEEIAAKGWVRTLGSYDSRHVV; this is translated from the coding sequence ATGAGAGCCATCACCCTCGGTCCCGCGGGGACGTACTCCCACCGGGCCGCGCGGGCGGTCGCCGACGAGATCGAGTTCACCGAATCGGTCACGTCCATCGTCGAGGCGGTCGCCGACGGGACATACGAGCGCGGCGTCGTCCCGATCGAGAACAGCATCGAGGGTTCGGTCACCGAGAGTCTCGACGCCCTGGCGGAGTACGAGGTCGCTGTGACACAGGAGATCGTCACGCCGATTCGCCACGCGCTGTTGGCGCAGGGGCCCGACTTCTCGGTCGTGGCGAGCCACTCGCAGGCGCTGGCGCAGTGTCGCACCTACCTGGAGACGGAGTACCCCGACGTCAGCCTCGAAGCGGTGGCCTCGACCGCCCGCGGCGTCGAGCGGGCGCGGGAGGACCCGACGGTCGCGGGCATCGGGCATCCGGACAACGCGGGCGGCGAACTCCAGATCCTGGCCGAGGACATCCAGGACCGCTCGTCGAACGCGACGCGCTTCCTGGTCGTCGCGCCGCAGTCCGAGCGGTCCGAGGCCGGCGGCAAGAGCTCCATCGTCGTCTACCCGAACGCCAACTACCCCGGCCTCCTGCTCGAACTGCTGGAGGCGTTCGCCGAGCGCGATATCAACCTCTCGCGCATCGAGTCGCGGCCGTCGGGGAACCGGCTGGGCGACTACCTGTTCCACATCGACTTCGAGGCGGGCCTCTACGAGGAGCGCACGGCCGAGGCGCTCGCGGCGGTCGAGGAGATCGCCGCGAAAGGGTGGGTCCGAACGCTCGGCTCGTACGACTCGCGCCACGTCGTCTGA
- a CDS encoding aminopeptidase: MDERITEHARTLVDWSARVERGDDVVVSVGAGAHDLAVAVCAELGARGANVVTTYASGELDRAYLRAHDGEFAASDAERALYEESDVVLRLGGPLNTTAMADVPGETQAARARAHQAAREARLDTRWVSTVHPTRALAQQAGMSFEEYRDFAYDAILRDWESLAAEMARLKAVLDDGSEVRLVTERDVQPSTDLTMSIDGRVAVNSAASVAYDSHNLPSGEVFTAPYATEGEAFFDVPMTLQGRRVRDVWLSFEAGEVVDFSAGTNEDVLADLLDTDPGARRLGELGIGMNRGIDRFTDNVLFDEKMGDTVHLAVGRAYESNFPPGHEDEANDSAVHVDMITDVSSESTIAVDGEVIQRNGRFRWEDGFEAA, translated from the coding sequence ATGGACGAACGCATCACTGAGCACGCACGGACGCTCGTCGACTGGAGCGCCCGGGTCGAACGCGGTGACGACGTCGTCGTGAGCGTCGGCGCGGGCGCGCACGACCTCGCGGTCGCCGTCTGTGCCGAACTCGGCGCACGGGGCGCGAACGTCGTCACGACGTACGCGTCCGGGGAACTCGACCGCGCCTACCTCCGCGCACACGATGGCGAGTTCGCCGCCTCTGACGCGGAACGCGCGCTGTACGAGGAGAGCGACGTCGTGCTCCGCCTGGGCGGGCCGCTGAACACGACCGCCATGGCGGACGTGCCTGGCGAGACGCAGGCGGCGCGCGCCCGCGCTCACCAGGCCGCGCGCGAGGCCCGCCTCGACACCCGCTGGGTCTCGACCGTCCACCCGACGCGTGCGCTCGCCCAGCAGGCCGGGATGTCGTTCGAGGAGTACCGCGACTTCGCCTACGACGCAATCCTCCGCGACTGGGAGTCGCTCGCCGCGGAGATGGCCCGGCTGAAGGCGGTGCTCGACGACGGGAGTGAGGTCCGTCTCGTGACCGAGCGCGACGTCCAGCCCAGCACCGACCTCACGATGTCGATCGACGGCCGCGTCGCCGTCAACAGCGCCGCCTCGGTCGCCTACGACTCGCACAACCTCCCGTCGGGCGAGGTTTTTACCGCGCCGTACGCCACCGAGGGGGAGGCGTTCTTCGACGTCCCGATGACGCTCCAGGGCCGCCGCGTCCGCGACGTCTGGCTCTCGTTCGAGGCGGGCGAGGTGGTCGACTTCTCCGCGGGCACGAACGAAGACGTGCTCGCGGACCTCCTGGATACCGACCCCGGCGCGCGGCGGCTGGGCGAACTGGGGATCGGGATGAACCGCGGCATCGACCGCTTCACCGACAACGTGCTGTTCGACGAGAAGATGGGCGACACGGTCCACCTCGCGGTCGGGCGGGCGTACGAATCGAACTTCCCACCCGGACACGAGGACGAGGCGAACGACTCCGCGGTCCACGTCGACATGATCACGGACGTCTCGTCGGAGTCGACCATCGCGGTCGACGGCGAGGTGATCCAACGAAACGGCCGGTTCCGGTGGGAAGACGGGTTCGAGGCGGCCTGA
- a CDS encoding PAS domain S-box protein: MTASVRVLHVDDDREFTSLTAAYLEEEHEEFTVEGEPDAARALTRLREEAFDCVVSDYEMPQMSGLDFLREAREVDPDLPIIFFTGRGSEDVAAEAISAGVTDYLQKRGHEQYALLGNRIRNYVAKRRAEEERLRGYEAIERAREGISILDDEGRFVYTNRAFADLVGYGREELLGQHWELLYREQDREQVYEEQLPAATDGGWTGRTVFQRKDGDLVLTNHSLSYTDEGELISVAQDITDDERRRRELLEAKRFESLVGAVTEYAVFMLDTEGRVVTWNDGAEEIEGYTQEEVVGEHISLFHTADEVDAGAPDDLLERALADGSAEAEGWRVRRDGGRFWAHVVVTPVYDDDGTHQGFAKVTRDMTERRARENELKAQRETLAAANRMKAVLRDVLRRMVDDSSRADIERDVCERLTAEGPYLFAVSGDYDETGRFAVRHASGIDADAATYVFDHLPVATTVARAVEGGTVEVQHVDSEAVDLDHELAEAIRSVVFIPLTYQDTTYGLVALCSTSASYLTDDERSALEDVGSTAGYGIRAVETERLLQADGVVELVFETTDADDPLVGLVDGGGAARLDRLVPINEGQYLVYATLDGVSPAATVAAVTSNPAATDATVVHEDDGGDGGVLAVTVCRSLVSHLADAGAKVHTTETTDDSLRVVADVSPTADVARLVDGVGTAFPTARLVSKRQVARPVKRTRAVAETVESQLTERQLAALQAAYHGGYFERPRRQTAEDVAETMGISASTFHQHLRIALETVLTELFD; the protein is encoded by the coding sequence ATGACCGCCTCCGTTCGGGTACTGCACGTCGACGACGACCGTGAGTTCACCTCGTTGACCGCGGCGTACCTCGAGGAGGAACACGAGGAGTTTACGGTCGAGGGCGAACCGGACGCGGCGCGGGCGCTCACGCGCCTCCGCGAGGAGGCGTTCGACTGCGTCGTCTCGGACTACGAGATGCCGCAGATGTCGGGATTGGATTTCCTCCGGGAGGCCCGCGAGGTCGACCCGGATCTGCCGATCATCTTCTTCACCGGCCGTGGCTCCGAGGACGTCGCCGCGGAGGCCATCTCGGCGGGCGTGACGGACTACCTCCAGAAGCGGGGGCACGAACAGTACGCGCTGCTCGGGAACCGCATCAGGAACTACGTGGCCAAGCGCCGGGCCGAGGAGGAACGGCTCCGCGGCTACGAGGCGATCGAGCGCGCCCGCGAGGGGATCAGTATCCTCGACGACGAGGGTCGGTTCGTCTACACCAACCGGGCGTTCGCCGACCTCGTCGGCTACGGTCGCGAGGAGTTGCTCGGCCAGCACTGGGAACTGCTCTACCGCGAGCAGGACAGAGAACAGGTGTACGAGGAGCAGTTGCCGGCGGCGACCGACGGGGGGTGGACCGGCCGAACCGTCTTCCAGCGCAAGGACGGCGACCTGGTGTTGACGAACCACTCGCTGTCGTACACCGACGAGGGCGAACTCATCTCCGTCGCACAGGACATCACGGACGACGAGCGGCGGCGGCGGGAACTGCTGGAGGCGAAGCGGTTCGAGTCGCTCGTCGGCGCGGTCACCGAGTACGCCGTCTTCATGCTCGACACCGAGGGGCGGGTGGTCACGTGGAACGACGGTGCCGAGGAGATCGAGGGGTACACACAGGAGGAGGTCGTCGGCGAACACATCTCGCTGTTCCACACCGCCGACGAGGTCGACGCCGGCGCCCCCGACGACCTCCTCGAACGGGCGTTGGCGGACGGCAGCGCCGAAGCTGAGGGGTGGCGCGTCCGCCGCGACGGCGGACGGTTCTGGGCCCACGTCGTCGTCACGCCCGTGTACGACGACGACGGCACACACCAGGGGTTCGCGAAGGTGACCCGCGACATGACCGAGCGACGGGCGCGCGAGAACGAGCTGAAAGCACAGCGCGAGACGCTCGCGGCCGCCAACCGGATGAAAGCGGTCCTCCGCGACGTGCTCCGCCGGATGGTCGACGACTCCTCTCGGGCGGACATCGAACGCGACGTCTGCGAGCGACTCACAGCCGAGGGGCCGTACCTCTTCGCCGTCAGCGGCGACTACGACGAGACGGGTCGGTTCGCGGTGCGACACGCGAGCGGGATCGACGCCGACGCGGCGACGTACGTGTTCGACCACCTCCCGGTGGCGACGACGGTCGCGCGCGCCGTCGAAGGCGGAACGGTCGAGGTACAACACGTCGACAGCGAGGCTGTCGACCTCGATCACGAACTCGCAGAGGCCATCCGTTCCGTCGTGTTCATCCCGCTGACGTACCAGGACACGACGTACGGTCTCGTCGCGCTCTGTTCGACCTCCGCGAGCTACCTGACCGACGACGAGCGGAGCGCGCTCGAGGACGTCGGGTCGACCGCGGGCTACGGCATCCGCGCCGTCGAGACGGAGCGACTCCTCCAAGCCGACGGCGTGGTGGAGCTGGTGTTCGAGACGACCGACGCCGACGACCCGCTCGTCGGACTCGTCGACGGGGGTGGAGCCGCACGCCTCGACCGACTGGTCCCGATCAACGAGGGTCAGTATCTGGTGTACGCGACGCTCGACGGGGTGTCGCCCGCGGCGACGGTCGCGGCGGTGACGTCGAACCCCGCCGCCACGGACGCGACTGTCGTCCACGAGGACGACGGCGGCGACGGCGGCGTGCTCGCGGTCACGGTGTGCCGGTCGCTCGTCAGCCACCTGGCGGATGCGGGCGCGAAGGTCCACACGACCGAGACGACGGACGACTCTCTTCGGGTCGTCGCCGATGTCTCCCCGACCGCCGACGTCGCGCGACTCGTCGACGGGGTCGGCACCGCGTTCCCCACGGCGCGACTCGTGTCCAAACGACAGGTCGCTCGACCGGTGAAACGGACGCGGGCCGTCGCCGAGACGGTCGAATCACAGCTCACCGAACGACAGCTCGCGGCGCTGCAGGCCGCGTATCACGGGGGCTACTTCGAGCGCCCCCGCCGGCAGACCGCCGAGGACGTCGCCGAGACGATGGGCATCTCCGCGTCGACGTTCCACCAGCATCTCCGGATCGCCCTCGAAACCGTCCTGACCGAGCTGTTCGACTGA
- a CDS encoding DUF5807 family protein: MSKLDEFLAGDRLDDVALFLTHEYLDSEGKLANYGEEVDDGVVLVVEGEKGRRMFASGTGMDAMGFAKQAMEVEGHIDRDLGGGDAPDGGDVQFVFAFAEAENEEVGGRYADGDVIHAYAYSSGGTAFSDRWVVGAE, from the coding sequence ATGAGCAAACTCGACGAGTTCCTCGCGGGCGACCGCCTCGACGATGTCGCGCTCTTTCTCACACACGAGTATCTGGACAGCGAGGGAAAGCTCGCGAACTACGGCGAGGAGGTCGACGACGGCGTCGTCCTCGTCGTCGAGGGCGAAAAGGGCCGCCGGATGTTCGCCTCGGGCACCGGGATGGACGCGATGGGGTTCGCCAAGCAGGCGATGGAGGTCGAGGGCCACATCGACCGCGACCTCGGCGGCGGCGACGCCCCGGACGGCGGCGACGTGCAGTTCGTCTTCGCCTTCGCCGAGGCGGAAAACGAGGAGGTCGGCGGCCGCTACGCCGACGGCGACGTCATCCACGCGTACGCGTACTCGTCGGGCGGCACTGCCTTCTCGGACCGCTGGGTCGTCGGCGCGGAGTGA
- a CDS encoding 30S ribosomal protein S6e encodes MADFQVVVADPDSGATYQTEVSGQDANRFLGRDLGDEVDGGAVGLDGFTLELTGGSDAAGRPMRADVSGPSLTEILSTGGVGHKPTRDGERKRITVRGRQISDETVQVNAKVVAGSGDVAAAFGANDDE; translated from the coding sequence ATGGCAGACTTCCAGGTGGTCGTCGCGGACCCCGACTCCGGCGCGACCTACCAGACAGAGGTATCGGGACAGGACGCGAACCGGTTTCTCGGACGCGACCTCGGCGACGAGGTCGACGGCGGGGCCGTCGGACTCGACGGCTTCACGCTCGAACTCACCGGCGGCTCCGACGCGGCCGGCCGACCGATGCGTGCGGACGTCTCCGGGCCGAGCCTGACGGAGATCCTCTCGACGGGCGGCGTCGGCCACAAGCCGACCCGCGACGGCGAGCGCAAGCGGATCACCGTCCGTGGCCGACAGATCTCCGACGAGACGGTGCAGGTCAACGCGAAGGTCGTCGCCGGCTCCGGCGACGTCGCCGCCGCGTTCGGCGCGAACGACGACGAGTAA